The genomic window GGTAATGGGAACGTGGGTGCAGTCAATAGCCCCAATTACTCCCGGAAAACCTGCTCTCCGATAGAATCCAgctgttgtctctctcctcGGTTCAAACCGTATATACTGACCCTTCAATCTGGCAATTGCCGTCGACACTCTTCTGACAATCCTGCAGACTGTGGATTTATGAACTCCAAAAAGATCCCCGTCAACCAACTGAAAACAGCCGGTAGCGTAAAATCGCAATGCTATTAAAAGCTGTTGAAGTGGTGGCACAGCAAAGTTCCTCTCACTTTGATGCTTGATAGCTGGTCCAACCTTCCCATTGAGGCATATGACAGATTCTTTGGTGAATCTATATCGCTGTGAAAACTCGCTATTTTCATAAAATTCCATTGGGTTTAATCTATCTCTAATTTTCCTGCGAGGAACTCTTTCCTCTAACGCCATCCAGCGAAGATATGCTGCCATGTTCTCAAGAAAACAGCGATAAACCTAACATAAACCTCCTCCAGAGGTGGTTTAAATATAACTGTTAAACCAGGATTAAACTAGGTTTGAAATTGCTGGTGCAACGGATTTAAATTTAATCTCAGTTTAAATTGAGTTTAAACTGAGATTACCAAAGGGTTAAATATAACCAGGATTAATATTAAACTATGTTTAAACCAGGTTAGAGTTTGGTGCAACACGGTTAACAGTTAAACCTGGAATTAATCCAGTTTAAGAGTTAATCCATGTTGGTGCAACCCAGCCATAGTAAGTTTCACCGACGACTGCTTCCTCAACTTGGTCCAATACAAAGCTGGACTTGCGGAACGTCTGGAAATGGAGTCCGGATTAGTACCAACACTCCTCGGCTCAGCGACAAATCTCGGACAAGTAAGTAAACTACCTAAATTACCTTGTTACCCTAGCATTAGCTCTACAGCAGGgctgcccaaccttttttgacccaagatctacttttcaaatagccaacctcccgaggtCTACCGGtctagtgtcaacattgcaaacctaccttcaagcacCGTCATGCCAGCCCACTCATCGAGAtcggcggtcaagccagccgacccagttttttgccgtacctgtatatactagccattacggtaatagcgtctcGGAACTAGTTTAAAGTAAAAGCATTCGTCgggtacatacaaaaagacggtcaataaaagcaaatactatcaaaggaagtgtacggccgttggggtatttactttcaaaataaaagcccaccaaagattccaatatgagacatattaaatatgattttggattcaatttaaaagaaaatgccctgttatttcaggctcatttcacttcaagGTTATGGTTCACGACCCCATAGTGATACCAcgaagtttcaggatattctgatgtggagtttcaaaataaaagcccaccaaaaattccaatatgagacatattaaatatgattttggattctatgtaaaagaaaatgccctgttattccagggttagggctaatatgcctaatatcggcctgcaGATATATTGGTCGGGCTCTACAACAAACTAATACAGCTGTATTTTAACAGCGACGTGACCGCAGTAGTTCTAGCGTTTTACTGATGAGGAGATAATCATACATATGGTGCGATCCAGGCAACCCGTAACCCGTGTTTTCACAACCCTCTACCAGATCTATGACCTCGTTACAGCTCGTAACTTACGGTCTGAAATGTGTCCCCGGATGCAGCAGAATGTTATACATCGATCTGGTACGAGTTCACAGGTAGTGAGTTGCGGGTTGGACTGCCATTCCAGGGCCCACTCATATTTTCCCCTTCGCACCTGATTCAAATCAATGGGTTATTTACAGGTTTCTGCAGAGCTTGATGTAATTGTagtgagatgatgagatgatcTTTTACGTTGCATGAAATATGCAAACAAATGAATGTAACATCATTTGATGACTTCATAGATCTAATTTTAAGTCTCTGGCTAATGTAATTCACTAAACATGCGTACCTTATATGttcttacaacttgcacctggAATACATACAAAGCAATACATTGAGTACTAATTTGACCTTCTTGTCTCTACACAGGCCAGCCCATCAATTGGTAACTTTCAGGTGTttctctcaagggatgttgcctgccatACAGACCACCTGGAAACACATACTGTAGCCACACGGCTATCCTTAAAGACTTTCCGGCCCCACTTCACAAGTAAAGGTATGTACTTTCCACCttgactacatttacatttgatgTAGTAGATTCTAGGCAGCAAAGACtctaggctgatgctagatcctacctaaaaagcctggtcctcttaggaaaagcatcatgaccagcgccctgcaAAGAGACAAACTTGGGAGTTGTATTTCAAAGagggaatcagtcaagagcccagaagggtttcaagactGATATCACATGAGCTGTTAGTCATTCTCAATGAATCATCAATCATCaatgaattcaaaatgtataaatgttagcTGATTAGCTTAaagggaaggacacgttgtcgCTTGTTATTGTCAAAATAGAGTAATTGCGCTTGTctcgcatgtcatgttgtgctcagattattttgcgctggtgttcgttcagtgtcctccacctggtctccgcttgagctttgagtctaggggggagggtgctggaggagacatccctctccaaaactctgaatctttgtctgcagtacacattttaaaccctcggTCTCAAtggtatatacatacatttaaatagtttaaaatgtacaaatacacaGTTCCTCCTTTTATGCAAACAGTGTACCGAAACAATTACTTTCTGTCattgtttttctccctctgcagaagactgcgatgcctttggagaccgtagcacgcagcgcggcgccacctctgagagtctgggtgtggacgcccctggctcctcccacatgtccagtcacggtggggagctgaagatcctgagtgtctacggtaaaggggagggcccactggcggtggaccctcttcaccgcgtcagaagtggaggccctgaactctctgtctgcggaccacagcgcggccaagagcctggagcgcggcgagcggctggtctgccacgaggagctgagtgtgcaggttggaaatcatcttcttattcaGCATCCAAATGAGAGGCGTCCTCTGTTACAACTGCAGCACACACCCCTAGAAAGCACACCCCTTTATGATTCAGTAAACGCTGCCAAATATGCCCAACTTATGCCCACCTTTTTCCTTGCATggtccgcgcgtttacactgaccgTGGTCATTTACCGGCTTGAtttcgcaccccaatttacACATATTGGCGCTTTTCATTTAGATGTAAATGTGATTAGACAGCTTTGAGGTTCCAGGGAAgggacttgggtagaggtgttgctgcactgtctctacaacagagacaacgcagtgatttcaacatgagtagttaTAACTGGAGGGGTACTGATATCTGCAAGCTGCTGACCGTCATGGGagggaaggtgatgcagtcgcatttaacgaAGACGGTGAGAGAGTGCGATCTAAGAGAAAATACCAGAAGAACTTTCCTTACGATGCTTGGTCAGCAAAGTGGTCAgccaaataaagaatatgttgttgATTTTGCGCTTGTAAATAGTGAATCGCGTTTTAGTCTACACTCATCAacttattcttgcatgcgagAATGAGTGAATCGAAAGAAAAAAGACATTCGGAGTATGCAATTTATTGATAAGACGTGTACTCTCCGTGCATAGCCCCGccatctccagtgaaccaagaaagctggCTCCGTTAcgaagggggattttaccccctctgTTGTACACAGGCAAGACAATGAATTTGCAGGGCGTGCAAAGCCGCGAACGAACCGggttggcagtgtaaaaatgcataATGTGTCCTTAATGGGGATTGGcaactattctgtgcaaatgaaagaatatgtcttgtatgtgtttccttctttatgtggaaagcagcagaccccggacaccatttcaatcaaggttgaagaggatattggtggaggcatgcgcgctgtaggttagtaatacacattacATCCATGCCAGCAAACaacctggatcaactgagaatgtacttacTTAACTGCGctgaaaagcctggtcctctttggaaaagcatcatgaccagcgccctgttAAACACGAGTCAAATTTGGGAGTAGCATTTCAAAGATGAAATCAGTCAGGGGCCCAGAAGGATTTCAAGACAGATTCcccatgagctggtttatcattctcaaacatcaatgaattcaaaatgtatctgttagctgatcagcttacaGGGAAGGATACATTGTCGCTTGTTATTGTCAAAATAGAATGATTGTGCTTGTCTCGCATGTCGTGTTGTGCTCAGATccttttgcgctggtgttcgttcagtgtcctccacctggcccccgcttgagctttgagtctaagggggagggtgctggaggagaagtccctctccaaaactctgaatctttttctgcagtacacattttaaaccctctgtgacaatggtacatttaaataattgatttcatgtgtacaaatatacatttttttctccctctgcagaagactgcgatgcctttggagaccgtagcacgcagcgcggcgccacctcggagagtctgggtgtggacggccctggctcctcccacatgtccagtcacagcggggagctgaagatccttagcgtctacggtaaaggggagggcccactggcggtggacggccatgacaccctcttcaccgcgttagaagtggaggccctgaactcgctgtctgcggaccacagcgcggccaagagcctggagcgcggcgagcggctggtctgccgtgaggagctgagtgtgcaggttggaaataatcttcttattcagcatccaaatgagaggcttcctctgttacaactccagcacacaccctTATAAAGCACACTCCTTTATGATTTAATGTTCCGTACGTGTAGCCTGGCTAtggccagaccaagctcaatcgtagattgatctttggtctggggaagctgctgtcattgtcttcagcacaagaggcttgatcaacttgttcaactgactctgtacgcaaatgtctgcttgccgtcgcttccctgtcatcattgtgttaaaccagccaatagggcGCCAGGGGGAGAACTAACcaacttggtgattggctcctccaaaaacgtatc from Gadus macrocephalus chromosome 4, ASM3116895v1 includes these protein-coding regions:
- the LOC132455289 gene encoding uncharacterized protein LOC132455289 isoform X3 — its product is MESGLVPTLLGSATNLGQASPSIGNFQVFLSRDVACHTDHLETHTVATRLSLKTFRPHFTSKEDCDAFGDRSTQRGATSESLGVDGPGSSHMSSHSGELKILSVYGKGEGPLAVDGHDTLFTALEVEALNSLSADHSAAKSLERGERLVCREELSVQVGNNLLIQHPNERLPLLQLQHTPL
- the LOC132455289 gene encoding uncharacterized protein LOC132455289 isoform X1; the protein is MVRSRQPVTRVFTTLYQIYDLVTARNLRSEMCPRMQQNVIHRSGTSSQASPSIGNFQVFLSRDVACHTDHLETHTVATRLSLKTFRPHFTSKEDCDAFGDRSTQRGATSESLGVDGPGSSHMSSHSGELKILSVYGKGEGPLAVDGHDTLFTALEVEALNSLSADHSAAKSLERGERLVCREELSVQVGNNLLIQHPNERLPLLQLQHTPL
- the LOC132455289 gene encoding uncharacterized protein LOC132455289 isoform X2; the encoded protein is MTSLQLVTYGLKCVPGCSRMLYIDLASPSIGNFQVFLSRDVACHTDHLETHTVATRLSLKTFRPHFTSKEDCDAFGDRSTQRGATSESLGVDGPGSSHMSSHSGELKILSVYGKGEGPLAVDGHDTLFTALEVEALNSLSADHSAAKSLERGERLVCREELSVQVGNNLLIQHPNERLPLLQLQHTPL